From Streptomyces sp. Edi4, one genomic window encodes:
- a CDS encoding class I SAM-dependent methyltransferase, with translation MTDEQERVRPSGVWATAVGVAKVRALETERENALFRDPLAQAFATAGGLVPSAPPLPGDEAARRRRMGLAFSIVIRTKFLDDLLREASASGVRQIVLLGAGMDSRAFRMDWPEGTRLFEVDTSAPLDFKESVLSQERAVARCERITVAVDLRDDWPSALVAAGHDPTAPTAWIAEGLLIYLPEDAVELLLSRIGAQSAPGSWMGLTLGSRGVIERFGADAAPGSAATMWVSEMPDDPVGWLAGHGWEAHPHTLRERAAAYGRPISTPPQGEEQPGGLISAVRR, from the coding sequence GTGACTGATGAGCAGGAGCGGGTGCGGCCGTCGGGAGTGTGGGCCACTGCGGTGGGGGTGGCCAAGGTGCGCGCGCTGGAGACCGAGCGCGAGAACGCGCTGTTCCGCGACCCCCTCGCACAGGCCTTCGCCACTGCGGGCGGTTTGGTGCCCTCCGCACCGCCGTTGCCCGGCGACGAGGCCGCGCGGCGGCGTCGAATGGGTCTGGCCTTCTCCATCGTCATCAGGACGAAGTTCCTCGACGACTTGTTGCGGGAGGCCTCCGCGTCCGGGGTCCGACAGATCGTGCTGCTCGGCGCCGGCATGGACAGCCGCGCCTTCCGGATGGACTGGCCCGAAGGCACCCGCCTGTTCGAGGTCGACACCTCCGCGCCCCTGGACTTCAAGGAGTCCGTACTGAGCCAGGAGCGGGCCGTCGCACGCTGCGAGCGGATCACCGTCGCGGTGGATCTGCGCGATGACTGGCCGTCCGCACTGGTCGCCGCTGGTCACGACCCCACCGCACCGACCGCGTGGATCGCCGAAGGGCTCCTGATCTATCTCCCCGAGGACGCGGTGGAGTTGCTGCTTTCCCGGATCGGCGCGCAGTCGGCGCCGGGCAGTTGGATGGGCCTCACCCTGGGCTCGCGCGGCGTGATCGAACGCTTCGGCGCGGATGCCGCACCGGGATCGGCCGCCACCATGTGGGTCTCGGAGATGCCGGACGACCCGGTGGGGTGGCTGGCAGGGCACGGCTGGGAGGCCCACCCCCATACCCTGCGCGAGCGCGCCGCCGCCTACGGCCGCCCGATCAGCACCCCGCCGCAGGGCGAGGAGCAGCCGGGCGGACTCATCTCGGCGGTCCGCCGCTAG
- a CDS encoding methyltransferase domain-containing protein, which yields MSAIVNTEQDSAWNGDEGQYWADHHDRWNAVNEGFNEPLLRAAAIAPGERVLDLGCGAGQTSRLAARRAHPGQVLGLDLSAPELDRARALAAQEGLDNLRFERGDAQVHPFSPGSFDVALSRFGIMFFADPAAAFAHVRGALRPGGRLAFASLSAPERMDWAGLFADLRAFGPVPDFTVGAPGMFSLADPATIRQLLTGAGFDDVRVDLVTAQMNFGKDAADAAVFLAGSGPARSLLERLAPGEAERAREAMRQALARFEGPGGVRLNAEACLVSARC from the coding sequence ATGAGCGCCATCGTCAACACCGAGCAGGACAGCGCCTGGAACGGTGACGAAGGCCAGTACTGGGCCGACCACCACGATCGCTGGAACGCGGTCAACGAGGGGTTCAACGAGCCGTTGCTGCGGGCTGCCGCGATCGCGCCGGGCGAGCGGGTGCTCGACCTCGGCTGCGGCGCGGGCCAGACCTCGCGGCTCGCCGCCCGGCGGGCCCACCCGGGACAGGTGCTCGGCCTTGACCTCTCGGCACCCGAGCTGGACCGGGCCCGCGCGCTCGCGGCCCAAGAAGGCCTGGACAACCTGCGTTTCGAGCGAGGTGACGCCCAGGTCCACCCTTTTTCGCCGGGCAGCTTCGACGTCGCTCTGAGCCGCTTCGGCATCATGTTCTTCGCGGACCCGGCCGCCGCCTTCGCTCATGTCCGCGGCGCCCTGCGCCCCGGCGGACGACTCGCCTTCGCCAGTCTCTCCGCGCCCGAACGGATGGACTGGGCGGGCCTGTTCGCCGACTTGCGCGCCTTCGGCCCGGTCCCTGACTTCACCGTCGGCGCGCCCGGCATGTTCTCGCTCGCCGATCCGGCGACGATCCGTCAGCTCTTGACCGGCGCGGGCTTCGACGACGTACGCGTGGACCTGGTGACGGCGCAGATGAACTTCGGCAAGGACGCCGCCGACGCGGCCGTCTTCCTGGCCGGCTCCGGCCCCGCCCGCTCCTTGCTCGAACGTCTCGCTCCCGGGGAGGCCGAGCGGGCCCGCGAGGCGATGCGCCAGGCCCTCGCCCGTTTCGAGGGCCCCGGCGGCGTCCGACTCAACGCCGAGGCATGCCTGGTCAGCGCCCGCTGCTGA
- a CDS encoding SDR family oxidoreductase has translation MGRVRGLQGRTAVVTGAARGIGAALAWELAVRGMRVALLGLEGEGLREVARGLPAETYCVEVDVTDETAMERAAASVGEALGAPSVVVANAGVAEGGPFGACDPATWRRVIDVNLCGSATTARVFLPALLGNRGYYLQIASTAAFGSVPMMSAYCASKAGVESFAQSLRSELEPEGTRVGIAYVHWTDTGMIRDADQHTVLRELRAHMPPGARRTYPVESIASWIARGVDRRLATVYAPPWLRWVQPLRPLFPSAVTAVSRHALPRMADRGSVSPTGLLGPGGRAARSMQRAPERD, from the coding sequence ATGGGCCGGGTGCGAGGGCTACAGGGTCGTACGGCCGTCGTGACGGGCGCCGCCCGTGGAATCGGCGCCGCGCTGGCATGGGAGCTGGCCGTGCGGGGCATGAGGGTGGCGCTGCTGGGTCTGGAGGGCGAGGGCCTGCGCGAGGTCGCCCGGGGCCTGCCGGCGGAGACGTACTGCGTCGAGGTGGACGTCACCGACGAGACGGCGATGGAGCGCGCGGCAGCCTCGGTCGGCGAGGCGCTGGGGGCGCCGTCGGTGGTGGTGGCCAACGCGGGTGTCGCCGAGGGCGGCCCCTTCGGCGCCTGCGACCCGGCCACCTGGCGCCGCGTCATCGACGTCAACCTCTGTGGCAGCGCCACTACCGCCCGGGTGTTTCTTCCCGCCCTGCTCGGCAACCGTGGCTACTACCTGCAAATTGCCTCCACCGCCGCGTTCGGCTCGGTGCCCATGATGAGTGCCTACTGCGCGTCCAAGGCCGGTGTCGAGTCCTTCGCCCAGTCCCTGCGTTCCGAGCTCGAGCCGGAGGGCACCAGAGTGGGCATCGCCTACGTGCACTGGACGGACACCGGCATGATCCGCGACGCCGACCAGCACACCGTGCTGCGCGAGCTGCGCGCCCACATGCCGCCCGGTGCCCGCCGCACCTACCCGGTGGAGAGCATCGCCTCCTGGATCGCGCGGGGCGTCGACCGCCGTCTCGCCACGGTCTACGCGCCGCCGTGGTTGCGCTGGGTTCAGCCGCTGCGTCCGCTGTTCCCGTCGGCCGTGACCGCCGTCTCGCGCCACGCTCTGCCGCGCATGGCCGACCGGGGTTCGGTCTCCCCCACGGGGCTGCTCGGCCCGGGAGGCCGGGCCGCCCGGTCAATGCAGCGCGCACCAGAACGGGATTGA
- a CDS encoding VOC family protein produces the protein MPVRRLNHAVLYVRDVARAVEFYTDVFGFKLDVDIPGRAAFLSAQDTLNDHDLGLFSVGAQAPGPEQGRVGLYHLAWEVGTLGELSAIAVELTKRGAMVGSTDHLVSKSLYAKDPDGNEFEIMWRVPREDWPSEADDARPSGLDLEAALKRWGPDLKTGAAAGSPT, from the coding sequence ATGCCTGTACGCCGCCTCAATCACGCGGTGCTCTACGTGCGAGACGTCGCTCGCGCCGTGGAGTTCTACACGGACGTATTCGGCTTCAAGCTCGACGTCGACATCCCCGGCCGCGCCGCGTTCCTCAGCGCCCAGGACACCCTCAACGATCACGACCTCGGTCTGTTCTCCGTCGGGGCGCAGGCGCCCGGTCCCGAACAGGGCCGCGTGGGGCTTTACCACCTGGCCTGGGAGGTGGGCACGCTCGGCGAACTCTCCGCCATCGCCGTCGAGCTCACCAAGCGCGGCGCCATGGTCGGCTCGACGGATCACCTGGTGTCGAAGTCCCTGTACGCCAAGGACCCCGACGGCAACGAGTTCGAGATCATGTGGCGCGTGCCGCGCGAGGACTGGCCGTCCGAAGCCGACGACGCCCGACCGAGCGGACTCGACCTCGAAGCCGCGCTCAAGCGTTGGGGACCCGACCTCAAGACGGGTGCGGCCGCCGGGTCGCCCACCTGA
- a CDS encoding cupin domain-containing protein, which produces MDDMPVEAESHEAAEVLLVLDGHLELEVDGRPVPVCAGELHLVPAGAVHAVRPGSRGALVIVERRDGSGDN; this is translated from the coding sequence ATGGATGACATGCCGGTCGAGGCCGAGAGTCATGAGGCCGCCGAGGTGCTTCTCGTCCTGGACGGGCACCTCGAACTCGAAGTCGACGGCAGGCCCGTGCCGGTGTGCGCGGGCGAGCTCCATCTGGTCCCGGCGGGGGCGGTCCACGCGGTCCGTCCCGGAAGCCGGGGCGCGCTCGTGATCGTGGAGCGGCGGGACGGCTCCGGCGACAACTGA
- a CDS encoding TetR/AcrR family transcriptional regulator has translation MARTKEFDPDAALQSALELFWRRGYEATSMADLVEHLGIGRASIYATFGNKHELYLKALDRYNEHHDAALLSALSQPGPALPAVRTLVRRFAAEAHANDRRSLGCFVTNTAAELGAHDTAAARRVEKSWDHVETLLRSALTRAQAQDELPADRDPRALARMLLVLMQGLRVVGKASQDPGRVRDAAEQALKLLD, from the coding sequence GTGGCCAGAACCAAGGAATTCGATCCGGACGCCGCGTTGCAGTCAGCCCTGGAGCTGTTCTGGCGGCGCGGCTACGAGGCCACCTCGATGGCTGACCTCGTCGAACATCTCGGCATCGGACGTGCCAGCATCTACGCCACCTTCGGCAACAAGCACGAGCTGTACCTGAAAGCGCTGGACCGCTACAACGAGCACCACGACGCGGCCCTGCTGAGCGCACTGTCCCAGCCCGGCCCCGCGCTGCCCGCCGTGCGTACGCTGGTACGACGCTTCGCGGCCGAGGCGCACGCCAACGACCGGCGTTCCCTGGGGTGTTTCGTCACCAACACGGCCGCAGAACTGGGCGCACACGATACGGCGGCGGCCCGCCGGGTCGAGAAGAGCTGGGACCACGTCGAGACTCTGCTGCGCTCAGCGCTGACACGGGCCCAGGCGCAGGACGAGCTGCCCGCCGACCGCGATCCGCGCGCACTCGCGCGGATGCTGCTCGTACTGATGCAGGGCCTGCGAGTGGTCGGCAAGGCGTCACAGGACCCGGGCCGCGTGCGGGACGCCGCCGAGCAGGCGTTGAAGCTGCTCGACTGA
- a CDS encoding glucose 1-dehydrogenase: MTARFTGKTVLVTGAGSGIGRAVALAFAAEGASVVGAGRTAAALDETVALIEKEGGSAVAVTADVTRSEDVRALVRHTVERFGSLDVAVNNAGVFRGGAPIADLPEADWRTMLDINVTGVLLSLQAEVAQMRQQPTGGAIVNIASNLGAHSRLPGLAGYLAGKAAVSALTRAAALDHIADGIRINAVSPGPSDTAMSLRPGETDADRAARMKSASPLGRVSSTAEVASAVLYLASPDAASIVGADLVIDGGAAA; the protein is encoded by the coding sequence ATGACCGCACGCTTCACCGGAAAGACCGTCCTCGTCACCGGCGCGGGCTCCGGCATCGGCCGGGCCGTCGCTCTCGCCTTCGCGGCCGAAGGTGCCTCGGTCGTCGGAGCCGGACGTACCGCCGCGGCGCTCGACGAGACGGTCGCGCTGATCGAGAAGGAAGGTGGTTCGGCCGTCGCGGTCACCGCGGATGTGACGCGTTCCGAGGACGTCAGGGCCCTGGTCCGTCATACCGTCGAACGCTTCGGCAGCCTTGATGTCGCCGTGAACAATGCCGGCGTCTTCCGGGGCGGCGCCCCCATAGCGGACCTCCCCGAGGCGGACTGGCGCACCATGCTGGACATCAACGTCACCGGCGTACTCCTCAGCCTCCAGGCCGAAGTGGCTCAGATGCGGCAACAGCCCACCGGCGGCGCGATCGTCAACATCGCCTCCAACCTGGGCGCGCACAGCCGACTTCCGGGCCTGGCCGGCTACCTGGCCGGCAAGGCGGCCGTCTCCGCCCTCACCAGGGCGGCGGCCCTGGACCACATCGCCGACGGCATCCGCATCAACGCCGTCAGTCCCGGCCCCTCCGACACCGCCATGTCGCTGCGACCGGGCGAGACCGATGCCGACCGCGCGGCCCGCATGAAGAGCGCGTCGCCGCTGGGACGGGTCTCCTCCACCGCCGAAGTCGCCTCAGCCGTGCTGTACTTGGCGTCGCCGGACGCCGCATCGATCGTCGGCGCCGACCTCGTCATCGACGGCGGCGCCGCCGCCTGA
- a CDS encoding alpha/beta fold hydrolase, with the protein MPFATAHRLRRVTTNGVELNVAVAGEGPAVLLLHGFPHTWQVWQEIMDPLADRYRVIAPDLRGFGASTRALDGYDAGTLAADAEGLLDALGETSAAVVGIDAGAAPAVLLGLRRPGLVRRLVVMEALLGRLPGAEHVLADGAPWWFGFHAVPGLAETVLAGNEALYIEWFLNAGTLGRGVPDDIRAAFVEAYTGSEALRCAFSYYRALPTSGRQLADAVATARLTMPTMAIGSHPVGPDLERQLRSVADDLTGHRLQNCGHIIPLHQPEALLALLAPFLSADLPK; encoded by the coding sequence TTGCCTTTCGCCACCGCACACCGACTGCGCCGCGTCACGACGAACGGGGTCGAACTCAACGTCGCCGTCGCGGGGGAGGGACCGGCGGTCCTGCTGCTGCACGGCTTCCCTCACACCTGGCAGGTCTGGCAGGAGATCATGGACCCGCTGGCCGACCGATACCGGGTCATCGCCCCGGACCTAAGAGGCTTCGGCGCCAGCACACGGGCCCTCGACGGGTACGACGCGGGCACCCTCGCCGCCGACGCCGAAGGGCTGCTCGACGCGCTCGGCGAGACCTCGGCGGCGGTGGTCGGCATCGACGCGGGGGCCGCGCCCGCCGTCCTGCTCGGGTTGCGCCGACCCGGCCTCGTCCGCCGTCTGGTGGTGATGGAGGCCCTGCTCGGTCGCCTGCCGGGGGCGGAACACGTCCTCGCGGACGGCGCCCCCTGGTGGTTCGGCTTCCACGCCGTCCCCGGCCTCGCCGAGACCGTACTGGCCGGCAACGAGGCCCTGTACATCGAGTGGTTCCTCAATGCGGGGACGCTCGGGCGGGGAGTGCCCGACGACATCCGCGCGGCCTTCGTCGAGGCGTACACCGGGAGCGAGGCGCTGCGCTGCGCGTTCTCCTACTACCGGGCGCTGCCCACCAGCGGGCGGCAGCTCGCGGACGCCGTCGCGACAGCTCGCCTGACCATGCCGACCATGGCCATCGGCTCGCACCCCGTCGGCCCCGACCTCGAACGCCAACTTCGCTCTGTCGCGGATGACTTGACCGGACACCGCCTCCAGAACTGCGGGCACATCATCCCCCTCCACCAGCCCGAGGCGTTGCTCGCGCTCCTTGCGCCCTTCCTTTCCGCGGACCTGCCGAAGTGA
- a CDS encoding helix-turn-helix domain-containing protein yields MTTRGAPAARTEARGDVFDPLCPTRRLLDRIGTKWTSMAVKTLADAAPDEVRFAELRRRMPGVSQKMLSVTLRGLTRDGLVSRRVEPSVPPRVFYRLTELGLSLEVALAALRTWAEDHMAEIDRANRTADQETDEADEGKAAGSAHD; encoded by the coding sequence GTGACCACCCGAGGAGCCCCGGCCGCGCGTACCGAGGCGCGGGGTGATGTGTTCGATCCCCTGTGCCCGACACGGCGGTTGCTGGACCGCATCGGTACGAAGTGGACGTCGATGGCCGTCAAGACGCTGGCCGACGCCGCACCGGACGAGGTGCGCTTCGCGGAGCTGAGACGCCGGATGCCCGGGGTCTCGCAGAAGATGCTGTCCGTGACGCTGCGCGGTCTGACCCGCGACGGGCTGGTGTCACGCCGGGTCGAGCCGAGCGTGCCGCCGCGCGTCTTCTACCGGCTCACCGAACTGGGGCTGTCCCTGGAAGTAGCGCTCGCGGCGCTGCGGACCTGGGCGGAGGACCACATGGCCGAGATCGACCGAGCCAACCGCACCGCCGACCAGGAGACGGATGAGGCCGATGAGGGGAAGGCTGCCGGGTCCGCCCATGACTAG
- a CDS encoding IS4 family transposase: MARVGQVKSSAGGRVSDRIAIGVLTRAFPRQLVDEVIAETGRGEQRSRLLPARVVVYFVLAMCLFFGQPYEEVARLLGEGLGNRERSWRVPTTAAIGRARRRLGCEPLRMLFARVCRPVAVPDTAGAWYRRWRLVAVDGTTLDLADTAENDSFFGRPGSGRGTGAFPQARLVALAECGTHGVFGAAVGPLSVSEPVLSRQLLPRLRAGMLLLADRGFYGFELWQAARATGADLLWRMRKSAALPVVQVLADGSYLSAVHAEPDRRSRRSPVVVRVIEYTLAGTGEATVYRLLTTLLDPEQAPAMELAVLYAQRWEIETTLDEIKTHQRGPKLVLRSRYPWGVEQEIYGFLLVHHAVRQLMHQAATGQGLDPDRLSFTRSLRIVRRQVPAQAAFSPRQTHPGTDPHPG, translated from the coding sequence GTGGCGAGGGTGGGGCAGGTCAAGTCGTCTGCGGGCGGGCGTGTGTCGGACCGGATTGCGATCGGGGTGCTGACGCGGGCGTTTCCGCGGCAACTGGTCGACGAGGTGATCGCGGAGACCGGGCGGGGCGAGCAGCGCAGTCGGCTGCTGCCCGCACGTGTGGTTGTGTACTTCGTGCTGGCGATGTGTCTGTTCTTCGGGCAGCCGTATGAAGAGGTCGCGCGGCTGCTGGGCGAGGGGCTGGGGAACCGGGAGCGGTCCTGGCGGGTGCCGACGACTGCCGCGATCGGGCGGGCGCGTCGGCGCCTGGGTTGTGAGCCGTTGAGGATGCTGTTCGCGCGGGTGTGCCGTCCGGTGGCGGTGCCGGATACGGCGGGTGCCTGGTATCGGCGGTGGCGTCTGGTGGCGGTGGACGGCACGACCTTGGACCTTGCGGACACAGCGGAAAACGACAGCTTCTTCGGCCGCCCGGGCTCGGGCCGGGGGACGGGTGCTTTCCCGCAGGCCAGGCTTGTGGCACTGGCGGAGTGCGGGACTCACGGGGTGTTCGGGGCGGCGGTCGGTCCGTTGTCGGTGAGTGAGCCGGTGCTGTCCCGGCAGCTGTTGCCCCGCCTGCGGGCGGGGATGCTGCTGCTGGCCGACCGGGGCTTTTACGGGTTCGAGTTGTGGCAGGCCGCCCGGGCAACGGGCGCGGACCTTTTGTGGAGGATGCGTAAGAGCGCGGCTCTGCCCGTGGTGCAGGTCCTGGCCGATGGCTCTTACCTCAGCGCGGTCCATGCCGAGCCGGACCGCAGGAGTCGCCGCAGCCCGGTGGTGGTCCGGGTGATCGAGTACACCCTTGCCGGCACCGGCGAGGCCACCGTCTACCGACTGTTGACCACCCTGCTCGACCCTGAGCAGGCACCGGCGATGGAGCTGGCCGTGCTCTATGCCCAGCGGTGGGAGATCGAGACCACCCTGGACGAGATCAAGACCCATCAGCGCGGCCCGAAGCTCGTCCTGCGCTCGAGATACCCGTGGGGCGTGGAGCAGGAGATTTACGGCTTCCTCCTGGTGCATCACGCCGTCCGGCAGCTGATGCACCAGGCCGCCACCGGCCAGGGCCTTGATCCCGACCGGCTCTCCTTCACACGGTCCCTGCGGATCGTGCGCCGCCAGGTCCCGGCCCAGGCGGCGTTTTCCCCCCGGCAGACTCACCCGGGCACTGACCCGCACCCTGGCTGA
- a CDS encoding GDSL-type esterase/lipase family protein, giving the protein MTTPAPSADYDNPDAVDVSLMIVGDSISHGSSGDWTWRFRLWKHLEENRVRVDFVGPFKTLDNIRTEETGDGDNTYADTRFDRDHAAKWGQPYIVAKTTIQEYVATYRPDFVLVLLGINDLVWYDVTPEQFEANLREFIANARAGHHAVRLVLGTILETVRATQDFDLSKRVSKCNDRLRAVATELRRPLSPIEVADTAAEFTASDHTWDDTHPNPDGELRIAAAFADVLSQRFQIGAMYPRPYPVLDSIPMERKAAVHVDTAEDAGL; this is encoded by the coding sequence ATGACGACTCCCGCGCCCTCCGCCGACTACGACAACCCCGACGCCGTGGACGTCTCCCTGATGATCGTCGGGGATTCGATCAGCCACGGCAGCAGCGGCGACTGGACCTGGCGTTTCCGCCTCTGGAAGCACCTCGAGGAAAACCGTGTGCGGGTGGACTTCGTCGGCCCCTTCAAAACGCTCGACAACATCCGGACCGAGGAGACCGGCGACGGCGACAACACATACGCCGACACCAGGTTCGACCGCGACCATGCCGCCAAGTGGGGACAGCCCTACATCGTCGCCAAGACCACCATCCAGGAGTATGTGGCGACCTACCGGCCCGACTTCGTCCTCGTACTCCTCGGCATCAACGACCTGGTCTGGTACGACGTCACCCCGGAGCAGTTCGAAGCCAACCTGCGTGAATTCATCGCCAACGCCCGCGCCGGACACCACGCCGTCCGCCTCGTCCTCGGCACCATCCTGGAGACCGTCAGGGCTACGCAGGACTTCGACCTCTCCAAGCGCGTGAGCAAGTGCAACGACCGCCTCCGCGCCGTCGCCACAGAACTCCGCCGGCCGCTCTCCCCCATCGAAGTGGCCGACACCGCAGCCGAGTTCACCGCGTCCGACCACACCTGGGACGACACCCACCCCAACCCCGACGGCGAGCTGCGCATCGCGGCCGCCTTCGCCGACGTGCTCAGTCAGCGCTTCCAGATCGGCGCCATGTATCCACGCCCCTACCCCGTACTCGACAGCATCCCCATGGAACGCAAAGCAGCCGTCCACGTCGACACCGCCGAAGACGCCGGACTCTGA
- a CDS encoding STAS domain-containing protein, which produces MNVRRDGHSVVFALRGELDHDSVEQLREAGNKELLEGRAAGPVVVDCAALSFCDSSGIGELVRLHQQLSLRDRAFRLASVPAKVSRLLELTGLNQVLSVHADMAGALAADKGSPAGGAGSVRLNEGQRA; this is translated from the coding sequence GTGAACGTCAGGCGGGACGGGCACAGCGTGGTGTTCGCGCTGCGCGGAGAACTCGACCACGACAGCGTGGAGCAGCTGCGCGAGGCCGGGAACAAGGAGCTGCTGGAGGGGCGGGCGGCCGGACCGGTGGTGGTCGACTGCGCCGCTTTGTCGTTCTGCGACTCCTCGGGCATCGGTGAACTCGTCCGGCTGCACCAGCAGTTGTCCTTGCGCGACCGCGCGTTCCGGCTTGCGTCCGTACCGGCCAAGGTGTCGCGTTTGTTGGAGTTGACGGGTCTGAACCAGGTGCTCTCCGTGCACGCCGACATGGCCGGGGCTCTGGCCGCGGACAAGGGTTCCCCCGCCGGTGGCGCGGGCTCGGTCCGACTGAATGAGGGGCAGCGCGCATGA